A single window of Hyla sarda isolate aHylSar1 chromosome 2, aHylSar1.hap1, whole genome shotgun sequence DNA harbors:
- the LOC130357209 gene encoding olfactory receptor 52K2-like, whose amino-acid sequence MLTGPLLILQFIFMRSKAKSSTMANVSMVFTIHDFVLVGLKEMEHLRYFYSVVALVLYLSTMFLCTLIVYVVWAEESLHDPMYIFICNLVGNVMVGSSAFLPKLTIDLFSGCTTIYLSVCLTQAFFIQSFASVEILTFTIMAIDRYLAVGFPLRYHSLMTNKKALQSLAIILTVISICVLISVLLIVRLTLCGNIINNVYCETMSLTRLACGSKAINEIYGTAWTLLMVIGSIIIVIYCYIRTFVVCLKISTEASQKAIQTLVTHIITYSTFMVATLFVGYRYRFNNGSLSTVTHLIISVSGLLVSITLNPLIYGIRTEALRKKMIFTLKEIFHKQTLGE is encoded by the coding sequence ATGCTAACAGGGCCTCTACTTATATTGCAGTTCATATTTATGAGAAGTAAAGCAAAGTCTTCAACAATGGCAAATGTGTCTATGGTCTTCACCATCCATGACTTTGTTCTTGTAGGACTCAAGGAGATGGAGCATCTAAGATATTTCTACTCTGTGGTCGCTCTTGTATTATATCTCAGCACAATGTTCTTATGTACATTAATTGTGTATGTTGTATGGGCAGAAGAATCCCTCCATGATCCTATGTACATCTTCATATGTAACCTGGTGGGGAACGTCATGGTTGGCAGCTCAGCATTCCTCCCCAAGCTGACCATAGACTTGTTCTCCGGATGTACCACCATCTATCTGTCAGTATGTCTGACCCAAGCATTCTTTATTCAGAGCTTTGCTTCTGTAGAGATACTAACTTTTACCATCATGGCCATTGACAGATATTTGGCTGTTGGTTTTCCATTGAGATACCACTCTCTGATGACCAATAAGAAGGCTCTACAGTCCTTGGCTATCATCTTGACAGTGATTTCAATATGTGTGCTAATAAGTGTCTTGTTAATAGTCAGGTTAACACTGTGTGGTAATATCATCAATAATGTCTACTGTGAAACAATGTCTCTTACACGGTTGGCTTGTGGCAGTAAAGCCATCAATGAAATCTACGGGACAGCTTGGACTTTACTGATGGTCATAGGCTCCATTATCATTGTGATCTACTGCTACATACGGACATTTGTTGTCTGCCTGAAGATCTCTACGGAAGCCTCCCAGAAAGCCATCCAAACACTGGTGACCCACATAATCACATACTCTACTTTCATGGTAGCTACTTTATTTGTTGGTTACAGATATAGGTTTAATAATGGTTCCCTATCTACTGTGACGCACCTTATAATCTCAGTAAGTGGTCTGCTGGTGTCTATCACCCTCAATCCTCTAATCTATGGGATAAGGACAGAAGCTTTAAGGAAGAAGATGATTtttactttaaaggaaatctttcaTAAGCAGACGTTGGGAGAATAG